From Arthrobacter citreus, one genomic window encodes:
- a CDS encoding HAMP domain-containing histidine kinase gives MLIILMIFLTISSIMVLIVKRNKELFYIFGMCISLAIMLSGILLYIAKKGGISRELQNFFYFNSDLKLKIQYFQITLDQLGLTIAIGRYLFPLFLALIAFHYSLIPWLQRNYWVKRITIFIPIFLIILDYPDVFRFLTNNNEILKQAIASGTNLIIGFYIILSITLLIFEAYSIKVKYFQRKFILIISFILSLSLLYLLYFGQDPTQVYQLYLYENGIYYIKSVLSIPSYISIVVLNVILAVTGFVSLFKYTHEQFNSSREEITIQRKFDAINTGTSVFVHSMKNQLLVNRVIFKRINITVRQEHVDLEKLKDYIQTLSQQNENILLRIEELYRSVKTNAIHMIPVKLQDVIDCALERFSQKYPEESVNVDLEIQCNLLADKVHLSEAIYNLLINAQEAVNDFDPTVDEGVSLHCYNSSQYTVIEVRDKGSGISKKDWKKIYEPFYSTKNSNHNWGMGLHYSQTIAKEHFGNLRFESEEGKGSRFYLLLPKFNG, from the coding sequence ATGCTCATTATCTTAATGATCTTTCTTACCATTTCGTCTATTATGGTGCTGATTGTAAAAAGGAATAAAGAATTGTTTTATATATTTGGTATGTGTATTAGTCTCGCTATCATGCTCTCCGGTATTCTCCTTTATATAGCGAAAAAAGGTGGAATTAGTAGGGAATTACAGAATTTCTTTTATTTCAATAGTGATCTGAAATTGAAAATTCAATATTTCCAAATCACCCTAGATCAATTAGGTCTAACTATTGCAATAGGGAGATATTTATTTCCACTTTTTCTTGCATTAATCGCTTTTCATTATTCTTTAATTCCTTGGCTGCAAAGAAACTACTGGGTGAAAAGAATAACCATCTTTATTCCTATTTTCTTAATTATTCTAGACTATCCGGATGTATTTCGGTTTCTTACAAACAACAATGAGATTTTGAAACAAGCAATTGCAAGTGGGACTAATCTGATAATTGGGTTCTATATCATACTATCGATAACATTATTAATCTTTGAGGCATATTCGATCAAAGTAAAATATTTTCAAAGAAAATTTATTTTAATTATTTCATTCATTTTATCGTTAAGTTTGTTATATCTTCTCTATTTCGGTCAAGATCCTACACAAGTGTATCAATTATACTTATATGAAAATGGAATCTATTATATTAAGTCGGTCTTGTCAATTCCTTCATACATTTCAATTGTTGTCCTTAATGTGATCTTGGCCGTAACCGGTTTTGTAAGTTTATTTAAGTACACACATGAACAATTTAATTCAAGTCGCGAAGAGATTACAATTCAGCGAAAGTTTGACGCCATAAATACGGGAACCTCCGTTTTTGTGCATAGTATGAAAAATCAGCTGTTGGTCAACCGTGTGATATTTAAAAGAATAAATATTACGGTAAGGCAAGAACATGTTGATTTGGAAAAATTGAAGGATTATATTCAAACCCTATCACAGCAAAATGAAAATATTCTTTTACGGATTGAAGAGCTTTATCGTTCTGTTAAAACGAATGCCATTCATATGATTCCCGTGAAATTACAAGACGTCATAGATTGTGCACTTGAGCGATTTTCGCAGAAGTATCCTGAAGAGTCAGTAAATGTTGATTTAGAGATCCAATGTAACCTATTAGCAGATAAAGTGCATTTAAGTGAAGCTATTTATAATTTGTTAATTAACGCACAGGAAGCTGTTAATGATTTTGATCCCACTGTTGACGAAGGGGTTTCATTACATTGTTATAACTCAAGTCAATATACCGTCATTGAAGTGAGGGATAAAGGGAGTGGAATTAGTAAAAAAGATTGGAAAAAAATTTATGAACCTTTTTATTCTACAAAAAACTCTAATCACAATTGGGGGATGGGTTTGCATTATTCTCAAACAATTGCAAAAGAACATTTTGGAAACCTTCGTTTTGAAAGTGAAGAAGGGAAAGGAAGTAGGTTTTATTTACTACTGCCTAAATTTAATGGGTAA